The region agtgccattttttccatggcgctttacatgtgaggaggggtatacataataaaaacaagtacaataatcttgaacaatacaagtcacaactggaacaggaggagagaggaccctgcccgcgagggctcacaatctacaagggatgggtgaggatacagtaggtgagggtagagctggtcgtgcagtggtttggtcgatcggtggttactgcaggttgtaggcttgtcggaagaggtaggtcttcaggttctttttgaaggtttcgatggtaggtgagagtctgaggtgttgtggtagagcgttccagagtatgggggatgcacgagagaaatcttgtatgcgattgtgggaagaggagataagaggggagtagagaaggagatcttgtgaggaacggaggttgcgtgcaggaaagtaccgggagacgaggtcacagatgtatggaggagacaggttgtggatggctttgtacgtcatggttaggcttttgtgctggagtctctgtcaatcccttcactggctccccattacccagaggggagaggccggggaatagcggggggacaggtggattagtcgggcagcagagtttagaatagattggaggggtgcgagagtgttagaggggaggccacagagcaggaggttacagtagtcgaggcgggagatgatgagggcatggactagggtttttgcagattcttggtttaggaatgtacggatctgtgaaatatttttgagttggaggcggcaggaagtggaaagggcttggatatgtggtttgaaggcgagatcagtgtcaaggattaccccgaggcagcgagcttgtgggactggggagagtgggcagccatttactgtaatggataggttcgttggggacattgtgtgagatgggggaaagataatgaattctgttttgtccatgttaagttttagaaatctagcggagaagaaggatgaaatagcggatagacattgagggattctagttagtagggtggtgatatctggggcagagatgtagatctgtgtgtcgtcggcacagagatgatactgaaaaccgtgagattctatgagctgtcccaggccaaaggtgtaaatggagaagagcaggggccctagaactgaaccttgcgggactccgacagatattgggcgaggtgaggaggtggtgtgtgagtgggagacgctgaatgtccggtcagttaggtatgacgagatccaggatagggccaagtctgtgatgccaagggatgagagggtctgtagtaatagggaatggtccactgtgtcaaaggcagaggacaggtccaggaggaggatagagtagtgccgcttgctcttggcggttaataggtcattggtgaccttagttagggcagtttcagtggagtggtgtgaccggaagccagattgaaattTATGCAGATTCAAactcgcagcggccagatgttacagcgtgtgtgtgtgcctacGGATAACCTGCATGCACTAACATGTggcgcatctctccagaccgcagcatgtcaatgtcTCATGCAGAGACGTGAGTGTCTGCAACAGACAAGGGatgaatagaatgtattggacgcagtaaatccacacggttcagtgaacccATGTGGATCTATTGGCATTCAATAGAAGGCAGTGAAAAGATGCTGTGCCGAAAATGCTGCTGCTTTCTGATGGTGGGCACACAGCCTGAGAGGCAGAACGGCCGGGACCAGAGCTGGCTCCCATCACCGCAGTCATTCCCATGTATCTGAGATACTTGTAAAGCCCGGGAGAGGGTAGCATGTCCTGTAACACACGTGATAAATGATGCCCAAAAAAAAGAAAGCCATGTGCCAGGACAAAAGTTCATAAAAGATACATATACAAATGTTATTAAGTACAAAAATGACACAATATGATAAAAGGTTCCAACAATTACAGACCAGAAAAACCTGGCAGGTGAGCACGGCCAATAGAGTTGTGGGAACCCGGACAGTGCAGAACCTAATATTAGTAGGTGACACCAGTATATATGAGAAGGAGTCTCTGAAATATGGGGTGTAAAGGGCACCTTATAGTAAGGCCACAATGAGGAATGCCCCCAGCCTCCGCATCATACAGTAACATGTCCCCGAGTCCAGGTAATATATACACAAGTGTGTACAGAAGCCCCGGTATGGAGTGTAACTGTGGGTCAGATCTaatataggatttttttttctgtgctatgttgtgcataaatatgtgatgcttcagaatttcttttagtctgtgcctgatgtagagacctgtgtagtctcgaaagcttgcaatttgttaccatcttttcagttagccattaaaaggtatcaaccactgaggactctcaattctacatattttctATATATTACCTGGACTCGGACATGTTGCTGTATGATGCGGAGGCTGGGGGCATTCCTCATAGTGGCCTTACTAtaaggtgcctttacacccccataTTATCATATATACGGGTGTCACCtactaaggccacggtcacactattagtattgggtcagtattttacctcagtatttgtcagccaaacccaggagtgggtgataacacagaagtggtgacgtgtttctattatacttttcctcgaatTGTTCCTCtcatagcttacaaatactgaccgtgaCCCCATACATGACACTAGGTTCGGTACTGCCCGGGTCACACACCACCATTGGCCGCGCTCACCCAGGTGTCTCTTGTGCGTGTCATTGTTGGAACCTTTTATCATGTTGTCATTTTTCTACTTCCATATAGAAATTATATCATCTTTTATGACCTTTAGTCCTGGCGCATTTTCCTTTATTTGGGCTCACAGCACCCGCTCCACACGGAGGGCGGCTATCTGCGGCAGGAGCCGTGCACGGGGCATTATCTGGCGGTCCTCTGGGCAGGTGGCACGGCCTCAGGCTGTCATTATCTGTGTCAGTCTGTAACACTTCCTGCAGATAATTAGGGAGAAGGCTCTGCCCCGCCCCCACATCACGTGTCCTGCGCGTACTACTACCGTCACATGACCTGGGCTCCAGTTCCCGGCGTGCCGTGCGGTACGTGCCGTGCGTCTGCTCATGGCCGCTCTTACCCGAGTGCTCCTGGGAATTGTAGTCTCTGCCGCGTCCCTGTAGTTTGTTGACCTTACCATGGCTTCAGTAGGGAGCACGGAGACCCCGGAGCGCGGACACCAGCGACCCTTCCTCATCGGAGTGAGCGGCGGCACGGCCAGCGGCAAGGTGAGAGCGGGGACCGGCGAATGCCAGCACGGGGTGGGCACAGCTTCTTCTCCAGGGGCCGTGACTAACAGTCGCGACCCCCTGCGTTTGTGTAGTACGTGCCTACAGCGCCGCCTATCGCATGGTCCAGGCAGCCGAGATATGAGGAGCTGATTGCAGGAGCTGCTTTACCTGCTGTCCTTATGCTGCTTTCTAGTCAAGGGCATTTTACCAAGTGGGAAAAGGTAAAGAAGCAGCAAAAAGTCCTCCAGATCACAGCTTCTCGGAGAAAATACAGGGGAGCAAAAGGGGACCGACCCCAGAGGTAAAAAAGAGGAAGAAGCTCCCAAGTGAgagaccaccactagggggagctccctgtatacagagatacataagattctgtctgcagtcaccactagggggagctccctgtatacagagatacatgataagattctgcctgcagccaccactagggggagctccctgtatacagagatacatgataagatcctgtctgcagccaccagtagagggagctccctgtatacagagatacatgataagattctgtctgcagccaccactagggggagctccctgtatacagagatacatgataagatcctgtctgcagccaccactagagggagctccctgtatacagagatacatgataagattctgtctgcagccaccactagggggagctccctgtatacagagatacatgataagatcctgtctgcagccaccactagagggagctccctgtatacagagatacatgataagattctgtctgtagccaccactagggggagctccctgtatacagagatacataagattctgtctgcagtcaccactagggggagctccctgtatacagagatacatgataagattctgtctgtagccaccactagggggagctccctgtatacagagatcataacaagatcctgtctgcagccaccactagggggtacacagagatacatgataagatcctgtctgcagccaccactagagggagctccctgtatacagagatacatgataagatcctgtctgcagtcaccactagggggagctccctgtatacagagatacataagattctgtctgcagtcaccactagggggagctccctgtatacagagatacatgataagattctgtctgtagccaccactagggggagctccctgtataccgagatcataacaagatcctgtctgcagccaccactagggggagctccctgtatacagagatacatgataagattctgtctgcagccaccactaggggagctccctgtatacagagatagattctgtctgcagccaccactagggggagatctctgtatacagagatacatgataagatcctgtctgcagccaccactagggggagctccctgcatttgTAGTTGAGCCCAGTGGGGGCTGTTTGTATGCCGGGAGGCTCTCCTGTGGCAGTTAAGTATAGGGAATATGGAGCTGTGTGTTCGTAGAGACCCCTATATATTAATCCGCACACATTTGGTTGGGGTTTTATTACTAGAGAACATTCATTTTAGTTTGGAGCGCCTTTTTAAAACACTGCATGGCTGAACTGTGTGAGGATAATGTGGTAGGACCCCCTGCGATGTTGCAGCTGCAGTACATGTTGGCGAGCTCTCAGGGCCAGGAAGGGTCAGACTTTGCCTACTGCTCACATTGacctctgttaggctacgttcacatttgcgttgtgcgccgcagcgtcggcgccgcaacgcacaacgcaaataaaaacgcagcaaaacgcatgcacaacgctgcgttttgcgccgcatgcgtcgtttttttcattgaatttggacgcagcaaaaatgcaacttgctgcgtcctctgcgccccgacgcgggcgccgcagctacgcatgcggcgcaaaacgcaagtgcgccgcatgtccatgcgcccccatgttaaatataggggcgcatgacgcatgcggcgccgctgcggcgcccgacgctgcggcgaggaccgcaaatgtgaacgtagccttaatatgTCACTGCTTTGGAGCAATAGTATCATGGAGATGGATTAATTGACCTCCTGCACTGCACCCCCACTGGCACACAGCAGTACTACTTCTGGACGCTCAGGAGTGTGATGTATTTTGgccaccaggtggcggcagtgtctTATCACAGGGAGCCGACACATGGCTAGTCAGTGTAGTCGGGGGTGTCTCGGTCCTCCCTGTGTCATGTTTCCCTTGCTCCAGTCCACAGTCTGTGAGAAGATCATGGAGCTGCTGGGACAGAACGAGGTCGACCAGAAGCAGAGGAAGGTGGTGATACTCAGCCAGGACCGATTCTACAAGGTGCTGACCGCTGAGCAGAAAGCGCGAGCCCTTAAGGGGCAGTACAACTTCGATCATCCTGGTGAGTGGGTCCTAGTGGTTGGTGATGGGCAAATCCTGGGACCTTCCGGGCACTTGTCGGGACcccttcctgtgtctaccatgtgaCCAAAGAGCCCCTTCTCTTCTTAGATGCGTTTGACAATGATCTGATGTACAGGACGCTGACCAGGATCCTGGAGGGGCAGAGCGTGAACGTCCCCATGTATGACTTTGTCACTCACTCCAGGTGAGATGCCCCCAGTATAGCCCGGTATAGGGGGCAGACATTGCAGTCTGCTGTATGCCCATGAAAACACTTCATGCCCTGTGGCAGCTCAGTTTTATCATGGAGCCATACAGTGCTGTAATTGTCTGGTAAGCGCCACCATGTGGGCATCGGCGGTATTAAACCATTGCTCTGTAGTCATTTATATTCTGCTGCTGCGCCAGGTTACCAGAGACCACGACCGTCTACCCCGCTGACGTGCTGCTGTTTGAGGGGATTCTGGCCTTCTACAACCAGGAGATCAGGGACATGTTCCACCTGAAGCTTTTTGTGGATACAGATTCAGATGTCAGGTTGTCACGGCGGGGTAAGTGGCATCACTGAATATAGGGTGAGACCACACTGGCTTCTATTGATACATGGGTTGTTGGAATTTCAGCTGCATGTAACAAATCATTGTAATGGCCACACTTATCCCAAATTCATCACCTAACATAGTAATCCATAAATATTGTGCAAAAACCTCCCTCGACTATTGCTTACATTTTTTgctcagttttatagtagttatatattcttgtacatagggggcactattacagtagttgtcacggatcccttctccgtggtgtcacttattcgtcatgtgcccgctctcacacgtgacttggggttgtgcctgcaagggttaatctatctccccactctcagtccagcattcagcctctgtcctatgctgtaatgggagaataaatcacacaccgacccaggtcacacacccgctcatacacgctgtcaccactcatcgaatacacgggcgatgagtcccagaacgaATGATACTAATAAAAATGTCTCTCACTCATAAGGCtcgcacaccttaggctatggattcttttagaacattcaaggttcaacttgttaaagttttatactttaataacaaaaggttcaatgcttacaataacaaaaaggtatacaaatatgataataaaaagacatacatcttatgcaaaacagtatcaaaataaacaggagaaacttacagaaattatctaactggtggGTGCtgctgcccccatcatgtgaatacaattctctgtctgcagcctaaatttataactttggtctggtggtcaggtttctagaccggcccctcaggttaatatcataattgctggctttttgattggccacggccgcgctactaatgaatatattattttctcttgagacacttgtgaaaaggttctcaggaatagataccCCTCAGGCCGCAATTAACAACTCCCCTCCCAGACCTAGGAGGtaccaaatgttacctttcttcttggccctagctagacctcttggtgagatatggagacaatttctactagtcccaaggaagtacctattaacacctaggtgcgacttgccttcaggacagatgttacattatcactagtcacacatataaccctagagtagacatatgtcactacacacatatagatatatatacacatatttcaccacacctacCTCCTTATGAAcatgcatgggggttgacttacaggtcagctcccgagcacatatctggttctgccccatcttggcgagaaaggccatcagcattgccatgatcaactcccttcttgtgctgaattgtgaaatcatattgctgaagtatcaaactccatctaagcaatttcccattgtccccaactactctgttgagccaactcaatgggttatgatctgtgatcacggtgaagttgcggCCACAGAGGTATAGTTGCAGCTTCTACAGAGCCCATTGCCAAACATTCTTTTTTagtggtggcataagccacttctctgggcaggagtttcctgcttaggtacagaattgggtgTTCCTCTCCTTGTTGGTTCACTGGCTGAGAACTGCACCTAGCCTATAGGTGatggcatctgtctgcactacaaaccggcAAGTGAAATCTGGGGGCTGCAggacgggtgaactaaccaatgccgactttagggcagaaaatgattcctcacactgaggactccaggagacaattttaggaagtctcttcctggtcagatcagtttaggctatgtgcacacgttgcggtttttaccgcggaaccgcagcaattttgatgctgcgggtccgcagcagtttccattgcgtttacagtaaacatgtaaaccaatgggaaaccgtaaaccgctgtgcacatgctgcgggaaaaaccgcgcagaaacgcagcggtttacattccgcagcatgtcacttctttgtgcagaattgcagcgattctgcacacatagaaatgcattgatccgcttacttcccgcatggggctgtgcccacgatgcgggaagttagtggataatgtgcggttgctacccggggtggaggagaggagactctcctccaggccctgggaaccatatttgtggtaaaaaaaaaaaaaagaattaaaataaaaaatgctatactcacctctcagcgctgcacgcggccgtccggtctcaggtttgctgtgcgagcaggacctgcggtgacgtcgcggtcacatgaccgtgacgtcgcggtcacatgaccgtgacgtcgcggtcacatgaccgtgacgtcacgaaggtccttctcgcacagcatctttggaaacggaccgccgtgtgcagcgccgaggagatcgggacgtcagagggtgagtataaccattttttttttatttttaacattactattgatgctgcatatgcagcatcaatagtaaaaccaaaaccagcagcagaaaccgcaagacaaaacgtgataaatctgcagggataaccgcagcggttttgccctgcagatttatcaaatccgctgcgggagaacccgcagggacccgaacctacgtgtgcacatggcctaacggtttggccagagcactgtagtttgtacaaacctcctatagtagccagccgtacccaggaaggacagtacctgcttcttggttcgtggggtggcccaggctgtaatggcttctaccttccctggctcaggttttagcagtcctccccccacccggtgtcccaggtattgtacttcccacatgtctacctgacatttccctggcttaacagtaagacttgcagttttaagcttttgcaacacctgagaaagatgtacgaggtgttcctcccaagaatcactaaagatggctatatcatcaagataagagatggcaaaaccatcacatccatccaataagtgattgaccaacctctggaaggtcgcagtggcattcttcataccaaagggcatcaccagaaactcaaacagcccgaatggcgttataaaggcagacctctcctgagcttctctggtcaggggtatctgccagtatctCCTACTCAGGTCCATGACGGtaaggtacgatgctttagctagctgctctaacagctcatctatcctcggcatgaggtagacctcacatgtagtcagtacatttaatttcctgtagtctacacagaaccgagtagtacggtccttttttgggacaagaaccacaggcgagacccaggcactctgggatttttgtatcaccttgagtttcagcatctcctctacctgttccctcatgtgtgccttcacctctgctgacacactgtatgcagactgccgtactgggggattagtaccagtgtccacatggtgaactgctaagtgtgtcctccgaggctcccctgtgaagacttcggtgaactcgctgagcgcccccatcagctcagacctctgactgtgggatagctcagggttaaactctgctgactccatgtATTGAGTCCTggcccccacatccagtaacagatcagcctccccctcttcaggcaggctacagacaggttaaggctagtttcacatttgagtttaaaaacgcagcgtttaaaacgcaaacgcaggtggtgaaaaaaacacgCATGTAAACATGGCAaaaacgccgtgttttttagacgcatgcggtaaaaaaaagcggcgtttacatgcgttttttcctgcgtttttttcctgcgtttgcgtttttgaaacgcatgctgagaagtgtgtgacagctgccaatcatcaaaatcaacaagaaaacccactataaatagaaaaagctagggttaggggtagggttaggatccctagggttaggatccctaggggtagggttaggatccctagggttaggggtagggttaggatccctagggttaggatccctaggggtagggttaggatccctagggttaggggtaggtttagggtttggatccctttatcacctggatggtggggggtggtttatgggttagggtttggatccctttatcaccttgatggtggggggtggcttatgggttagggtttggatccctttatcacctggatagtggggggtggcttatcagtgtgtattcttgtttttttctattaaaacgcaaccaaacgcatgtgcttaaaaacgcatgcgtttacatagacagcaatacgtttttttgcggctaaaaaagcctctagaaattactacatgttgcatttctgcaaccaaacgcaagcatagaaacgacgcatgcatcgtcaaacgcggcaaaacgcatacaaaaaaaagcatgcatttttaatgttaaatataggaaaaaaaacgcatgcgtttttttgcgctaaaacgcagcggcaaaaaacgcaaatgtgaaaccagcctaagacacaggtctccctggcATGATgtgccttcaacatatttacatgaaacactttctgacgctttgcatgctcatctagtgtcaccacataattaacatcattcagccgcttatgtgcagtatatggtccctcccatgcagcCTGcagtttattctgtaacatagggaccaacacccaaaccttctgcccttccTCGTAGGCACTCAGTCTgacattacggtcgtaccagacattctggttgatttgggcctgggtcacgttctcatgggccaggttgctcagtttttgcattctctctctctgagccgcagtacatattcgatcactgagactccagtagttctggggtcatcctcccaacagtccttaatcaaatcaagtggccccctgaccctcctcccataaaccagttcaaaggggggaaatccagtagacgcctggagtacctctctgtaggcaaacagatgggggaggtactgctcccagtctctcccttcagtctccaccagcattttgagcatttgctttaatgttccattaaaacgcttgcagagtccgttggtttggggatgataggcgctggccacaaaatgctgcacttgtattctttcacagaggctttccatcagatcagacatgaactgggttccctgatcagtcaacatttccctggggaaacctacacgagagaacacagtaaagcatccgccactttgtctgctcggatggaggacagtgccacagcttccgggtatcttgtagcatagtccaccactgtgaggatgtactttttgccagagctgctagggattgcaagtggccctatgatatccacagctactcgctggaaaggttcatcgatcacaggcagtggtatcaatggagctttctatatattcccggactttccaactctctgacaaactacacttgatcggcagtaattggcaatatctgtccccatcttgggccaatagaagttatgtgtcaggcgagctttagtcttttgtattccaaggtgtccggctaaaggaatttcatgggcaatcctcaataattgttccctaaatggataagggacgatcagccgctGTTCATAGTTCCaggattctgtagtatccgtggggatagtctcagtatacagtctgccctggtcccagtatactctctgtCCGAAGCGGCaggggtcggtctgcaagacatctgagctcctccagactgacatctgtctgcagggcctcctggaagctctgacggtcggcctgcaggccctggcctagtgtgattgccaggccctggtctgaagctgagtttttagtgtctgttatcagggaccttggtgggtctgccatgtatggaggcgccgggaccacagtatgggcctcctgtcctggcagttctgtctgagactcatcctctaatctctgggcctgaatCTGAGctgcagcctgactccgggtcacagctgccacacatttacagtcctgtgcattgggacattttccctcctcgcacgggatctcaggtgggtcactttcttCCACCTTTTCTGCAttatttacttgcaagggaggaacatagtgggacaccattctccccaggtccgtgcctagcaacacattggtgggaatagcctctgatactcccacttccctcagtcacttccctgctccccagtccagatacacacgggccatgggcacggcagggctgacccctccaatcccggttatagacatagtctttcctggtatgatatcggcagggattatcatggctggacgcaccagggtcacctctgccccagtgtctctgagaccaatgttgactttattgccaacagtgacagattgacagttctcattagccctcgcatcagagccggctacaaagaggacagacggtgggggcACAGACGGCATTGTGGTGGTAGCTGGGCGTTTCTCCCTagcagggcagacagcgctaacatgtcccactttgttgcaggagaagcaccggcgtgcatcacctagagaatgtctattccccggggccccatagaaggtgggcttggacagcactggtgatcggccggcagagggagaagggtccccgtttggcttacctcccctccagctgaatcccgatggcttctgcacctcaggcatcctgttagccacatagcagtccgcaatccttgcagcctgatccgcagtgtgtggctcccgatcacacacaaattgtcgtacatccgtggggcacatgtgaagaaattgatccttgaccataagatccgttaagtcctcaaaactgttaacagaaagtcccctaatccattggtggaacgtggtcctcaaggtgctcataacatccgcatagctgtccgttaatccacgttgtaggttccggaactttctacgatacacttctggtgtcaggttatatttcctgatcagggcctcttttatggcctcatagttcgcatctagctctggtgggaggtcagctaaaacttccagggctttgcctcttaaCCCTGGGGTTAGgtactgtgcccactgctcacggggtagctggtactgcctgcaggttttttcaaacccccgaaggaaagtatctaagtctgtatccttctccatcacagggaagttttca is a window of Ranitomeya variabilis isolate aRanVar5 chromosome 2, aRanVar5.hap1, whole genome shotgun sequence DNA encoding:
- the UCK1 gene encoding uridine-cytidine kinase 1, with translation MASVGSTETPERGHQRPFLIGVSGGTASGKSTVCEKIMELLGQNEVDQKQRKVVILSQDRFYKVLTAEQKARALKGQYNFDHPDAFDNDLMYRTLTRILEGQSVNVPMYDFVTHSRLPETTTVYPADVLLFEGILAFYNQEIRDMFHLKLFVDTDSDVRLSRRVLRDMKRGRELEQILTQYTTFVKPAFEEFSLPTKKYADVIIPRGVDNMVAINLIVQHIQDILNGDICKWQRGSANGRSQKRGFPGSGESGGVLVSGKRTHRESSSRPH